A stretch of Microbulbifer bruguierae DNA encodes these proteins:
- a CDS encoding NAD-dependent epimerase/dehydratase family protein, which translates to MRWVIVGSSGYIGSALCHYLERAGHEVVSVSRRVSGPAGCLHIQIENFSAEDFAGVFHSGDRVIYAAGVSSVSQCRKCPQQAKTLNSQLPVELLALAERAGADNFLYLSSVKARRATSGVVASECEGEPAVDSYGRSKWVAESLLLSGSHETRVNILRPAAVYGEQQGRLPLVGQAESVVHKRAFLWRRRLKFWGRIFPLVPATGYRSFVSIEDLLRAIVLIGESSCDGEIFIAAEPSFYDMRAISSAVTGRAIKHSVVLTRLALMIFDVLSHVGFKVDFYDVQKSELYSARHLKSVLKWRPRVRFSEYLRSD; encoded by the coding sequence ATGCGTTGGGTAATTGTTGGTAGCTCCGGATATATCGGCTCCGCTCTGTGTCATTACCTTGAGCGTGCGGGGCATGAGGTTGTTTCCGTATCCCGTCGAGTCAGCGGTCCCGCTGGCTGTCTTCATATTCAAATAGAGAATTTTTCGGCCGAGGATTTTGCCGGAGTTTTTCACTCCGGTGATCGTGTTATTTATGCGGCGGGAGTCTCATCTGTATCTCAATGTCGTAAATGTCCGCAGCAGGCGAAGACGCTTAATAGCCAGTTACCGGTAGAGTTACTCGCACTGGCGGAGCGGGCTGGGGCGGATAATTTTCTCTACCTATCCAGTGTCAAAGCGCGGCGGGCGACGAGTGGTGTCGTCGCCTCGGAGTGCGAGGGCGAGCCCGCGGTAGATTCCTACGGGCGCAGTAAGTGGGTGGCGGAAAGTTTGTTGCTATCCGGAAGTCACGAGACTCGAGTCAATATTCTGCGGCCGGCAGCAGTATACGGTGAGCAGCAGGGCAGGTTGCCTTTGGTTGGGCAGGCTGAGAGTGTTGTGCACAAGCGTGCATTTTTATGGAGGCGCAGGCTGAAATTCTGGGGGCGTATCTTTCCGTTGGTGCCGGCCACCGGCTACCGGAGTTTCGTTTCCATTGAGGATCTGCTTAGAGCCATTGTTCTGATCGGTGAGTCTTCCTGCGACGGGGAAATATTTATTGCTGCAGAGCCCAGTTTCTATGACATGCGTGCAATCAGCTCGGCTGTGACGGGGCGGGCAATAAAACACAGTGTTGTGCTGACCAGGTTGGCGCTGATGATTTTTGACGTTCTTTCTCATGTGGGTTTTAAAGTCGACTTTTACGATGTGCAAAAAAGTGAGCTATACAGTGCAAGGCATTTGAAGTCTGTGCTGAAGTGGCGACCCAGGGTGCGCTTCAGTGAGTATTTGAGGAGTGATTGA
- the pyrF gene encoding orotidine-5'-phosphate decarboxylase: protein MTESVSSPVIVALDYDNAGDALAMAAKLDPSVCRVKVGKELFTIAGPDLVRKLVAAGFDVFLDLKFHDIPNTVAAAVRAAANLGVWMVNVHASGGERMMRAAAEALSSLGEGRPLLIGVTVLTSTAEDELAPVGVSRPLKDQVVALAQLAKNSGLDGVVCSAMEAQVLKQACGTGFALVTPGIRPAGSAADDQRRIVTPVDALNSGSDYLVIGRPITGAENPAAALEAIVSDIKSNRD from the coding sequence TTGACTGAATCTGTTTCTTCTCCCGTGATTGTGGCCCTGGATTACGACAACGCCGGGGATGCTCTGGCAATGGCGGCAAAACTCGATCCTTCGGTTTGCCGCGTAAAGGTGGGCAAGGAGCTGTTTACGATTGCCGGGCCAGACCTGGTGCGCAAGCTGGTGGCTGCGGGATTTGATGTTTTCCTCGATCTCAAGTTTCACGATATTCCCAATACCGTGGCGGCAGCGGTGCGAGCGGCCGCCAACCTCGGGGTGTGGATGGTCAATGTCCATGCCAGTGGCGGCGAGCGCATGATGCGGGCGGCTGCAGAGGCGCTTTCCTCCCTGGGGGAAGGGCGGCCGCTATTAATTGGTGTAACGGTGTTGACCAGCACTGCGGAAGATGAGCTGGCGCCGGTGGGTGTTTCTCGCCCGTTGAAGGATCAGGTGGTTGCACTGGCTCAGCTGGCAAAAAACAGCGGACTCGATGGTGTGGTCTGTTCCGCGATGGAGGCGCAAGTGCTCAAGCAGGCTTGTGGTACCGGGTTTGCGTTGGTGACACCGGGTATTCGTCCGGCAGGGTCTGCTGCAGATGATCAGCGCAGAATCGTTACCCCAGTGGATGCGCTGAACAGCGGATCCGATTATCTGGTGATCGGTCGTCCGATTACCGGGGCGGAAAACCCTGCGGCGGCGCTAGAGGCCATCGTGAGTGATATAAAAAGTAACCGGGATTGA
- the rpsA gene encoding 30S ribosomal protein S1 — protein sequence MSESFAELFEESLKSVEMAPGAIVTGVVIDVDKDWVTVHAGLKSEGVIPADQFKNDKGEVELQVGDEVQVALEAVEDGFGETRLSREKAKRAEAWKILDAAHAADEVVKGVISGKVKGGFTVDVANIRAFLPGSLVDVRPVRDTAHLEGKELDFKVIKLDAKRNNVVVSRRAVMEAANSEEREALLASLQEGMAIKGIVKNLTDYGAFVDLGGIDGLLHITDMAWKRIKHPSEIVNVGDEIEVKVLKFDRDRSRVSLGLKQLGEDPWVSIKQRYPENSRVKAVVTNLTDYGCFAELEEGVEGLVHVSEMDWTNKNIHPSKVVNVGDEVEVMILDIDEERRRISLGIKQCQENPWDAFARKFAKGDKISGKIKSITDFGIFIGLDGSIDGLVHLSDISWNEAGEEAVRKFKKGDELETVILGIDSDRERISLGIKQLESDPFSDYVATNDRGSIVMGVIKEVDAKQAIITLADEVEGVLRASEISRDKVEDARNALKEGEEVETKITSVDRKNRVISLSIKAKDQDDEKQAIKDHSKKQAEQVQPATIGDLIKAQMNNKE from the coding sequence ATGAGCGAGAGCTTTGCTGAACTATTTGAAGAGAGCCTGAAGAGCGTTGAAATGGCACCCGGCGCCATCGTGACCGGTGTTGTTATCGACGTGGACAAAGACTGGGTAACCGTACACGCGGGCCTGAAGTCTGAAGGCGTTATCCCTGCTGACCAGTTCAAGAACGACAAGGGTGAAGTGGAACTGCAGGTGGGCGACGAAGTACAGGTTGCCCTGGAAGCGGTAGAAGACGGTTTCGGTGAAACCCGTCTGTCCCGTGAAAAGGCCAAGCGCGCTGAAGCCTGGAAAATCCTCGACGCTGCACACGCTGCAGACGAAGTGGTTAAAGGTGTTATCAGTGGCAAGGTTAAAGGTGGCTTTACTGTTGACGTTGCCAACATCCGCGCGTTCCTGCCGGGTTCTCTGGTAGACGTACGTCCGGTTCGCGACACCGCGCACCTGGAAGGCAAAGAGCTCGACTTCAAAGTGATCAAGCTGGACGCCAAGCGCAACAACGTTGTTGTTTCCCGCCGTGCGGTAATGGAAGCAGCGAACAGCGAAGAGCGAGAAGCACTGCTGGCCAGCCTGCAAGAAGGTATGGCGATCAAGGGTATCGTGAAGAACCTGACCGACTACGGTGCATTCGTAGATCTGGGCGGTATCGACGGCCTGCTGCACATCACCGATATGGCTTGGAAGCGCATTAAGCACCCGAGCGAGATCGTGAACGTTGGCGACGAGATCGAAGTAAAAGTCCTGAAGTTCGACCGCGATCGCAGCCGCGTATCCCTGGGTCTGAAGCAACTGGGCGAAGATCCGTGGGTATCCATCAAGCAGCGTTACCCGGAAAACAGCCGCGTGAAGGCGGTTGTAACCAACCTGACCGACTACGGCTGTTTCGCCGAGCTGGAAGAAGGTGTGGAAGGTCTGGTACACGTTTCCGAAATGGATTGGACCAACAAGAACATTCACCCGTCCAAAGTTGTCAATGTTGGCGACGAGGTCGAGGTAATGATTCTGGATATCGACGAAGAGCGTCGTCGTATCTCCCTGGGTATCAAGCAGTGTCAGGAAAACCCGTGGGATGCCTTCGCGCGTAAATTCGCTAAAGGCGACAAGATCTCCGGTAAGATCAAGTCCATCACTGACTTCGGTATCTTCATCGGTCTGGACGGCAGCATCGACGGTCTGGTTCACCTGTCCGACATCTCCTGGAACGAAGCTGGCGAAGAAGCCGTACGCAAGTTCAAGAAAGGTGACGAGCTGGAAACCGTTATCCTGGGTATCGACTCCGACCGCGAGCGTATCTCCCTGGGTATCAAGCAGCTGGAATCCGATCCGTTCTCTGATTACGTTGCCACCAACGATCGCGGCAGCATCGTTATGGGTGTAATCAAGGAAGTTGACGCCAAGCAGGCCATCATCACCCTGGCGGACGAAGTGGAAGGTGTTCTGCGCGCTTCCGAAATCAGCCGCGACAAGGTTGAAGATGCTCGCAACGCTCTGAAAGAAGGCGAAGAAGTTGAGACCAAGATCACCAGCGTGGATCGCAAGAACCGCGTGATCAGCCTCTCCATCAAGGCCAAAGATCAGGACGACGAGAAGCAAGCCATCAAGGATCACAGCAAGAAGCAGGCTGAACAGGTTCAGCCGGCTACTATCGGTGACCTGATCAAGGCGCAAATGAATAACAAGGAATAA
- the ihfB gene encoding integration host factor subunit beta, whose protein sequence is MTKSELIEKIALRLDQLPVKDVELAVKVMLDTMSGVLAEGERIEIRGFGSFSLHYRAPRTGRNPKTGDSVELAGKYVPHFKPGKELRDRVNQQMRRDVLESA, encoded by the coding sequence ATGACCAAGTCTGAACTGATCGAGAAAATTGCTCTGAGGTTGGATCAGCTGCCGGTTAAGGATGTTGAGCTGGCAGTCAAAGTCATGCTGGATACTATGTCTGGCGTATTGGCTGAGGGGGAGCGGATTGAAATCCGCGGTTTTGGCAGCTTTTCGCTGCATTACCGTGCCCCGCGCACAGGGCGGAACCCGAAAACCGGAGACTCTGTGGAGTTGGCCGGTAAGTATGTGCCCCATTTCAAACCGGGGAAAGAGCTCAGGGACAGGGTAAATCAGCAGATGCGGCGTGACGTCCTCGAGAGTGCGTGA
- a CDS encoding bifunctional prephenate dehydrogenase/3-phosphoshikimate 1-carboxyvinyltransferase — translation MAVSGQGCMAQETTVQEIGRLVVVGVGLIGGSLALGLKAARGCREIIGVARRSEVCEQAVALGVVDRAVTDIETILPELEPGDVVFVAVPTLAVEAVFAQLKNGLPGGVVVTDGASVKGSVVTAAQRVWGDVPDFLVPGHPIAGSEQSGVTAARDDLYIAHRIILTPMENTDEQHLRRIQTMWESVGAEVLTMPVAEHDEVLAATSHLPHVIAYGLVDTLAHDAENENIFRYAAGGFRDFTRIASSDPVMWRDIMLANRDAILKSIDLYTSNLDSLRSAIASGDSERLMGVFTRAKAARDHFTKMLAKKAYTETMQATEVTFVARPGGAVNGDLRVPGDKSMSHRSIMLGSLAEGVTEVEGFLEGEDALATLQSFRDMGVVIEGPVDGRVTIHGVGMHGLQAPPGPLYVGNSGTSMRLLAGLLAGQAFDSVLTGDESLSKRPMNRVANPLREMGAEVETAEDGRPPLKIKGGRALKAIDYTLPMASAQVKSCVLLAGLYADGKTSTTEPAPTRDHTERMLAGFGYEVLRDASRASLVGGGSLTACHIDVPADISSATFFMVAASIAPGSDVLLRHVGINPTRDGAINILRAMGADITLENRREVGGEPVADIRVRYAPLKGIQIPEDQVPLAIDEFPAIFVAAACADGETVLTGAEELRVKESDRIQAMADGLRILGINAEPTPDGIVIQGKGGDSAAPVFGGGVVDSLGDHRIAMSFAVAALRAGADIRIQHCANVATSFPNFAELARRAGMNLEVS, via the coding sequence ATGGCAGTTTCGGGGCAGGGATGCATGGCGCAGGAAACCACTGTGCAGGAAATAGGGCGTTTGGTGGTTGTCGGGGTCGGTCTGATCGGCGGCAGTCTGGCGCTGGGTCTGAAAGCCGCTCGCGGGTGTCGGGAAATTATCGGCGTCGCGCGGCGGTCGGAGGTCTGCGAGCAGGCGGTCGCCCTCGGTGTGGTGGACCGCGCGGTGACGGATATCGAAACCATACTGCCTGAGCTGGAGCCCGGTGATGTGGTGTTCGTTGCGGTGCCGACCCTGGCCGTAGAGGCGGTGTTTGCGCAGTTAAAGAATGGGCTGCCCGGTGGGGTGGTGGTTACGGATGGCGCCAGTGTCAAGGGCAGTGTGGTCACTGCGGCGCAACGTGTATGGGGCGACGTGCCAGACTTCCTGGTGCCGGGCCATCCCATCGCCGGCTCCGAGCAGAGCGGTGTCACAGCGGCCCGCGACGATCTGTACATCGCACACCGGATTATCCTGACTCCGATGGAAAACACCGACGAACAGCATCTTCGGCGTATCCAGACAATGTGGGAGTCGGTGGGTGCAGAGGTATTGACCATGCCGGTTGCGGAGCACGACGAAGTGCTGGCGGCGACCAGTCATTTACCCCACGTGATTGCTTACGGGCTGGTGGATACTCTGGCCCACGACGCGGAAAATGAAAATATATTCCGCTATGCGGCGGGCGGCTTCCGGGATTTCACCCGGATTGCTTCCAGCGACCCGGTCATGTGGCGGGACATTATGCTCGCCAATCGGGACGCGATTTTAAAGTCTATCGATCTCTATACCTCCAACCTGGATTCTCTGCGCAGTGCCATAGCCAGCGGCGACAGTGAACGTCTGATGGGGGTATTTACCCGGGCTAAGGCGGCGCGGGATCACTTCACCAAAATGCTGGCCAAAAAAGCGTACACGGAAACTATGCAAGCAACGGAAGTAACTTTTGTCGCCCGGCCGGGCGGCGCGGTAAATGGCGATCTGCGCGTACCGGGGGACAAGTCCATGTCCCACCGCTCGATCATGCTCGGATCCCTGGCGGAAGGTGTCACTGAGGTAGAGGGGTTTCTCGAGGGGGAGGACGCCTTGGCGACCCTGCAATCCTTCCGGGATATGGGCGTGGTGATCGAGGGGCCGGTGGACGGCCGGGTCACTATCCACGGTGTCGGTATGCACGGCTTGCAAGCGCCTCCGGGACCACTGTATGTGGGGAACTCCGGTACCTCCATGCGCTTGCTGGCGGGTCTGCTGGCCGGGCAGGCGTTTGATAGCGTATTGACCGGGGATGAGTCCCTTTCCAAGCGCCCCATGAACCGGGTGGCCAATCCCCTGCGTGAAATGGGCGCCGAGGTGGAAACGGCTGAAGATGGCCGTCCGCCACTGAAGATCAAAGGTGGCAGGGCGCTGAAGGCCATTGATTACACCCTGCCGATGGCCAGCGCTCAGGTGAAATCCTGCGTGTTGCTGGCAGGACTCTATGCGGACGGGAAAACCAGTACCACCGAGCCAGCACCGACTCGCGATCATACCGAGCGTATGCTTGCCGGTTTCGGCTATGAGGTGCTGCGAGATGCTTCGCGGGCCAGTCTTGTTGGTGGCGGCAGCCTGACGGCATGTCATATCGACGTGCCCGCAGACATTTCATCGGCGACGTTCTTTATGGTTGCCGCTTCCATCGCGCCCGGTTCCGATGTGTTGCTGCGGCATGTGGGTATCAACCCCACCCGCGATGGCGCTATCAATATTCTGCGCGCCATGGGCGCCGACATCACCCTGGAAAACCGCCGCGAAGTGGGCGGTGAGCCGGTGGCAGATATTCGCGTGCGCTACGCCCCGCTGAAAGGTATCCAGATTCCTGAAGATCAGGTGCCGTTGGCGATTGATGAGTTCCCGGCGATTTTTGTCGCTGCCGCTTGCGCAGACGGTGAAACGGTATTGACCGGTGCCGAAGAGCTGCGGGTCAAGGAGAGTGACCGTATCCAGGCGATGGCAGATGGTCTGAGGATTCTGGGTATTAACGCCGAGCCGACGCCGGATGGCATTGTCATCCAGGGTAAAGGGGGGGATAGTGCCGCGCCTGTGTTTGGTGGCGGTGTGGTAGACAGTCTCGGCGACCATCGTATTGCCATGTCGTTTGCGGTGGCGGCACTGCGCGCCGGTGCCGATATCCGCATTCAGCACTGCGCGAACGTGGCTACGTCTTTCCCGAATTTCGCGGAATTGGCCAGGCGCGCGGGGATGAATCTGGAGGTGAGCTAG
- a CDS encoding ComEA family DNA-binding protein, with product MKFFRIPLAALFAVSLLLVNVQLANAEEPVVQEQMLVNLNTATAEELSEVLVGVGSAKAELIVQYREEHGKFSSVEQLLEVKGIGIATLEKNKDRMQL from the coding sequence GTGAAATTTTTTCGTATCCCACTGGCGGCACTGTTTGCCGTTAGCCTGCTGCTGGTAAACGTCCAGCTAGCCAATGCCGAGGAACCGGTTGTTCAGGAGCAAATGCTGGTCAACCTGAATACCGCGACTGCAGAAGAGCTGTCTGAAGTGTTGGTTGGTGTCGGCTCTGCCAAGGCGGAGTTGATCGTGCAATACCGGGAAGAGCATGGAAAGTTTTCAAGTGTTGAGCAGCTGTTGGAAGTCAAGGGGATAGGTATCGCCACCCTGGAAAAAAATAAGGATCGAATGCAGCTTTAA
- the lapB gene encoding lipopolysaccharide assembly protein LapB gives MSDLTFFIFVFAAIAIGWYLGRQSGKKKGAKNNPHQALAQSYVQGLNYLLSERHNDAIEKFIDALEVSSATFETHLALGNLLRKRGEHDQAIRVHQNLLARPSLNRISQQKAQLELARDYIAAGWLDRAERLLQELVETSPDLRNVSLEYLVEVYRDEREWAKAIHAVNLLHSRRFKRLPEEWAPVQAHFCCELAEEAINGKDYLSARKHIDAALNYDRHSVRANLLLGRLEYLLGRPQEAIKVLERVPKQNPDYIPEILDLLITCYEAIGDERALERYLESLLREHPSNSVLIALTERIQQQKSEAEAAAFMGKQLAMRPSLRGLGHFLNLHIDSTQGRARENLSLLKTLVDQLIASRPHYRCSNCGFSGNQLHWLCPSCKRWDSVRSVKGIEGE, from the coding sequence TTGAGCGACCTGACATTTTTCATTTTCGTCTTTGCGGCCATTGCCATCGGTTGGTACCTCGGTCGCCAGAGTGGCAAAAAGAAAGGTGCTAAAAATAATCCGCATCAGGCGCTGGCGCAGTCTTATGTGCAGGGGCTCAATTATCTGCTCAGTGAGCGTCACAACGACGCCATAGAAAAGTTCATCGATGCGCTGGAAGTCAGCAGCGCCACTTTTGAAACCCATCTGGCCCTGGGAAATCTGCTGCGCAAGCGCGGAGAGCACGACCAGGCAATACGGGTTCACCAAAATCTCCTCGCACGGCCAAGTCTTAACCGTATCAGTCAGCAGAAGGCGCAGCTGGAGCTGGCCCGGGACTATATTGCTGCCGGGTGGCTGGACAGGGCCGAGCGACTGTTGCAGGAACTGGTGGAAACGTCTCCGGATTTGCGCAATGTCAGTCTCGAATACCTGGTGGAGGTGTATCGGGATGAGCGCGAATGGGCCAAGGCCATCCACGCTGTCAATCTACTGCACAGCCGCCGCTTCAAGAGGTTGCCGGAGGAGTGGGCGCCGGTGCAGGCACACTTCTGTTGTGAGTTGGCGGAAGAGGCCATAAACGGTAAGGATTACCTGAGTGCACGCAAGCACATCGATGCGGCGCTCAATTATGATCGCCACTCGGTGCGAGCAAACCTGTTGTTGGGGCGCCTGGAATACTTGTTGGGGCGTCCGCAGGAAGCCATCAAGGTGCTGGAACGGGTGCCAAAGCAGAATCCGGATTATATCCCCGAGATTCTCGACCTCCTGATTACCTGCTATGAGGCTATTGGCGACGAGCGGGCGCTGGAGCGCTATCTGGAAAGTCTGCTCAGGGAGCACCCCTCAAACAGCGTGCTGATTGCGCTCACGGAGAGAATTCAGCAGCAGAAGAGTGAGGCCGAGGCCGCCGCCTTTATGGGGAAGCAGCTGGCGATGCGCCCGTCCCTGAGAGGCCTGGGACACTTTCTCAATCTGCATATCGACAGTACCCAGGGACGTGCCCGGGAAAATCTGTCGCTACTCAAAACCCTGGTGGATCAATTGATCGCCAGTCGCCCCCATTATCGCTGCAGCAACTGTGGCTTTTCCGGCAACCAGCTACACTGGCTGTGCCCTAGCTGCAAGCGCTGGGACAGTGTGCGCTCGGTAAAAGGTATCGAAGGCGAATAG
- a CDS encoding LapA family protein: MSFLRWVSRLLFGVLALACIVLGVYFAVDNPESITPRFAGYPLFPGSVGFWLIGFLLIGAMLGFLASLLPYYTERRRVKGLERQLLRTERELQTVRRQVAGD; encoded by the coding sequence TTGTCATTTCTGCGTTGGGTATCACGGCTGCTGTTCGGGGTGCTCGCACTGGCCTGCATTGTGCTGGGCGTCTATTTCGCTGTGGACAATCCCGAAAGTATTACCCCAAGGTTTGCCGGTTATCCGCTATTTCCCGGTAGTGTTGGGTTCTGGCTGATCGGATTTTTGTTGATTGGTGCAATGCTGGGTTTTCTTGCCAGCCTGCTGCCGTATTACACGGAGCGTCGCAGGGTAAAGGGTTTGGAGCGCCAGCTGTTGCGTACCGAGCGCGAGCTACAGACGGTGCGCCGCCAGGTTGCCGGAGATTGA
- a CDS encoding MraY family glycosyltransferase — MEYMPDWWGGAKIAVLAFPLILSGTVTLVMLWVFLTHLREVALDAPNHRSLHEVAVPRTGGVAVLAGVFVGILIAGVQISVGVFAAFFSLLSVSLFDDFRSLSARIRFVVQTLSVSLLFYSLRLELHFWFLWPLLVVTGVWVVNLYNFMDGMDGFAGGVTCIGFFSLGSVFFIKGAEQLAYFCYLIAASSAIFLYYNWPRARIFLGDAGSTTIGLAVFSLSVAGWQQGVLNLAVPLMIFLPFWLDATATLLVRVVKRERWWEAHRQHFYQRMAMKFGVRKSLFIELCIMFCTSTITLLLVVFGLV; from the coding sequence ATGGAGTATATGCCCGATTGGTGGGGCGGGGCGAAAATTGCTGTACTGGCCTTCCCACTGATTCTTTCGGGCACCGTAACACTGGTCATGTTGTGGGTGTTTTTGACGCACTTACGAGAAGTGGCGCTGGACGCGCCTAATCATCGTTCACTGCATGAGGTTGCAGTCCCTCGCACTGGCGGTGTTGCTGTGTTAGCGGGTGTTTTTGTCGGAATCCTAATCGCCGGCGTCCAGATTTCTGTGGGCGTGTTTGCCGCCTTTTTTTCTTTGCTCTCCGTCTCTCTCTTCGACGATTTTCGCTCGCTCAGCGCGCGTATACGTTTTGTCGTGCAAACCCTGTCAGTGTCTCTGCTGTTTTATTCGTTAAGACTTGAGCTGCATTTCTGGTTTCTCTGGCCATTGCTGGTCGTAACCGGCGTCTGGGTCGTGAATTTATACAATTTTATGGATGGTATGGATGGGTTTGCCGGTGGTGTAACCTGTATCGGATTCTTTAGTCTGGGCTCTGTTTTTTTTATCAAGGGCGCCGAGCAGTTGGCGTATTTCTGCTATTTGATCGCCGCAAGTAGCGCTATTTTTCTGTACTACAATTGGCCGCGCGCACGAATTTTCCTGGGCGATGCTGGATCCACCACGATTGGTCTCGCAGTATTTTCCCTAAGCGTTGCCGGGTGGCAGCAAGGCGTTCTGAATTTAGCGGTTCCATTGATGATTTTTTTGCCGTTCTGGCTCGATGCAACTGCTACGCTGTTGGTCAGGGTTGTGAAAAGAGAGCGCTGGTGGGAAGCGCATCGCCAGCATTTTTATCAACGTATGGCGATGAAGTTTGGTGTCAGGAAATCTCTCTTTATTGAACTGTGTATTATGTTTTGTACGTCAACCATTACATTGCTTTTGGTGGTTTTCGGTCTGGTTTGA
- the cmk gene encoding (d)CMP kinase, with protein sequence MTETENFQTDQAPVVTIDGPSGSGKGTIAKLVADRLGFALLDSGALYRLTALAALNAGADLDDAEKVARIAANLDIRFAIADAEVSAILDGVDVSQDIRMERVSMAASKVAAIPEVRDALLQRQRDFRTAPGLVADGRDMGTTVFPDAPVKIFLTASAEERARRRHAQLQGRGVSVSLRDLLEDIRARDDRDMNRATSPLAPAEDAVVLDSTEIDIQGVLQRVLDLVQQRIG encoded by the coding sequence ATGACCGAAACAGAAAACTTTCAGACTGATCAGGCCCCGGTGGTCACTATTGATGGCCCCAGTGGCTCCGGCAAGGGCACTATCGCCAAACTGGTGGCCGATCGTCTCGGCTTTGCGCTGCTGGATTCCGGTGCCCTATACCGCCTGACGGCGCTGGCGGCGCTGAATGCTGGTGCGGATCTGGACGACGCGGAAAAAGTTGCCCGAATCGCGGCGAATCTGGATATCCGCTTTGCCATTGCTGACGCCGAAGTGAGTGCAATTCTGGATGGAGTGGATGTGAGCCAGGATATCCGTATGGAGCGGGTGAGCATGGCGGCCTCGAAAGTGGCGGCTATTCCCGAGGTGCGCGACGCACTGCTGCAACGCCAGCGGGACTTTCGCACTGCCCCCGGACTGGTGGCAGATGGGCGCGATATGGGCACTACGGTGTTCCCTGACGCGCCGGTCAAAATATTTCTGACCGCGAGCGCGGAAGAGCGTGCCCGCCGACGTCATGCCCAGTTGCAGGGCAGGGGTGTTTCTGTTAGCCTCCGCGACCTGCTGGAGGACATCCGCGCCCGGGACGACCGGGATATGAATCGCGCAACGTCACCTCTGGCGCCTGCAGAAGATGCTGTGGTGCTGGATAGCACCGAGATCGATATCCAGGGTGTTCTGCAGCGCGTGCTCGACCTGGTGCAACAGCGTATTGGTTGA